One stretch of Streptomyces sp. NBC_01363 DNA includes these proteins:
- a CDS encoding putative immunity protein, whose protein sequence is MDMEQSTHTVSGDFDLTMDELRVVARYVVRHAEDVLSVFEQDVPDDPRPRAAIEAAWAFINGANRTKLQRVTSLDAHRAARSAPSEAARLAARSAGDAASAAYLHPIAQAGQVGHILRACASAARIGEMEAGGDPAIGHALLERSRQRATPVLIDVLCRYPLATGGSNRVARLMSTLDHSLRRAADRPPEHTAASGTDARRRGCTS, encoded by the coding sequence ATGGACATGGAACAGAGCACGCACACCGTGTCCGGAGACTTCGATCTGACGATGGACGAGCTGCGCGTCGTGGCGCGTTACGTGGTTCGGCACGCAGAGGACGTCCTGTCGGTCTTTGAGCAGGATGTTCCCGATGATCCGCGCCCCCGTGCGGCGATCGAAGCGGCCTGGGCGTTCATCAACGGTGCCAACAGGACGAAATTGCAGCGCGTCACTTCCCTCGACGCTCACCGAGCCGCCCGGTCCGCGCCCTCCGAAGCCGCACGACTGGCCGCGCGATCCGCCGGCGACGCCGCATCGGCCGCATACTTGCACCCCATCGCCCAGGCCGGCCAGGTCGGCCACATCCTGCGAGCCTGCGCGAGCGCTGCGCGCATCGGGGAGATGGAGGCGGGCGGTGACCCCGCGATCGGGCATGCCCTGCTGGAACGGTCGCGGCAGCGTGCGACACCGGTGCTCATCGACGTGCTCTGCCGCTACCCGCTCGCGACAGGCGGCAGCAATCGTGTCGCCCGGCTGATGAGCACTCTGGATCATTCCCTGCGCCGGGCGGCTGACCGGCCGCCAGAGCACACCGCAGCGAGCGGCACCGATGCGCGCAGGAGGGGGTGCACGTCATGA
- a CDS encoding CPBP family glutamic-type intramembrane protease: MTELHIRQPAPSPAPTAAGAMGRALAGGLIMAVALGVGNGLGPVLTDATGTSGLAARLIAAALVTVVAVPFVLRLSHPRTVGFGSPGASLRAFLTGVGVTAAAAALVLGAGTAVGLLVWQQLDLVTLVGFLVTNAVVAFLLEALPEETTLRGYTWTSLRRRFGPALAALGTTAVFLLVPGTSTLVTVGIARLAGDVPGHIGIAPEGQHPVDYLFLLTVFSLTLIAARAAVGHAPLWAAIGTHLTVLTVNRIMLQGGDRDAGVTVEQASGDAVLLVPLYLVVVAIAFLVCRRVTRRHTPGER, from the coding sequence ATGACCGAGCTACACATACGACAACCCGCACCCTCACCCGCGCCCACGGCCGCCGGGGCCATGGGCCGCGCGTTGGCTGGCGGCCTGATCATGGCGGTGGCGCTCGGTGTCGGCAACGGCCTCGGACCCGTACTGACGGACGCCACCGGAACCAGTGGCTTGGCCGCCCGGCTGATCGCTGCGGCCCTCGTCACCGTCGTGGCCGTGCCGTTCGTCCTGCGTCTGTCACACCCCCGGACGGTCGGCTTCGGTAGTCCGGGCGCGAGCCTACGGGCGTTCCTCACCGGCGTTGGGGTGACGGCCGCGGCAGCGGCGCTGGTCCTGGGCGCGGGCACGGCCGTGGGGTTACTCGTCTGGCAGCAGCTGGACCTCGTCACCCTGGTTGGCTTTCTCGTCACCAACGCCGTCGTCGCGTTCCTGCTTGAAGCCTTGCCCGAGGAGACGACGCTGCGCGGCTACACGTGGACATCGCTGCGCAGACGGTTCGGGCCCGCACTGGCGGCGCTCGGCACCACGGCGGTCTTCCTGCTCGTACCGGGCACCTCGACGCTGGTGACGGTTGGCATCGCCCGGCTGGCCGGTGACGTGCCGGGCCACATCGGCATCGCCCCGGAGGGGCAGCACCCGGTCGACTACCTCTTCCTCCTGACGGTCTTCAGCCTGACCCTGATCGCCGCCCGTGCGGCCGTGGGGCACGCCCCGCTGTGGGCGGCGATCGGCACGCACCTGACCGTCCTGACCGTGAACCGCATCATGCTGCAGGGCGGGGACCGCGACGCGGGCGTGACGGTGGAGCAGGCGTCCGGTGACGCGGTGCTGCTCGTACCGCTGTACCTGGTGGTCGTCGCGATCGCATTCCTGGTGTGCCGTCGGGTCACGCGTCGGCACACGCCCGGCGAAAGGTAG
- a CDS encoding putative immunity protein codes for MILPKVRDPRFVTIRRGGTLTDADHRLLALWAAACAEHVLGLFESAQPGDPRPRQAIEHARAWVRGEVKMMQARAAGGHAMGAARDLRGAARHAAYAAGQAGAVAHVAAHELGAAAYAIKAARAAAPEGESETAGRLECQWQRHQLPDAIRELVLDDQRLRNDICWSVFDC; via the coding sequence ATGATCCTCCCGAAGGTCCGCGACCCTCGCTTCGTGACGATCCGCCGTGGTGGGACTCTCACTGATGCGGATCACCGTCTCCTCGCTCTATGGGCTGCCGCCTGTGCAGAGCACGTCCTTGGCCTCTTCGAGTCGGCCCAGCCTGGGGACCCGCGACCGCGCCAGGCGATCGAGCATGCCCGGGCCTGGGTGCGTGGCGAGGTCAAGATGATGCAGGCCCGCGCGGCGGGCGGTCACGCGATGGGGGCAGCCAGAGACCTGCGTGGGGCAGCGCGGCATGCCGCGTACGCCGCCGGCCAGGCCGGGGCCGTCGCTCACGTCGCCGCGCACGAGCTCGGCGCGGCCGCCTACGCGATCAAGGCCGCACGTGCAGCAGCACCGGAAGGCGAGAGCGAGACCGCGGGACGACTTGAGTGCCAGTGGCAGCGCCATCAGCTCCCGGATGCGATCCGTGAGCTCGTACTTGATGACCAGCGGCTGCGCAACGACATCTGCTGGTCGGTGTTCGACTGTTGA
- a CDS encoding MerR family DNA-binding transcriptional regulator has protein sequence MHAVTGGQLGEALEYVADGHTLLARDRNTLRTVEAALSHLGADTLDTAASTRAPYSIGELARHLGLNPATLRTWERAGVLTPTM, from the coding sequence ATGCATGCCGTCACCGGCGGCCAGCTCGGCGAAGCACTGGAGTACGTCGCCGATGGGCACACGCTCCTGGCTCGCGACCGCAACACGCTACGAACCGTCGAAGCGGCGCTCTCACATCTCGGAGCCGACACCCTGGATACGGCGGCCAGCACTCGGGCGCCGTACAGCATCGGTGAACTTGCCCGCCACCTCGGGCTCAACCCGGCCACCCTGCGCACCTGGGAACGCGCTGGAGTCCTCACCCCCACAATGTGA